In a single window of the Littorina saxatilis isolate snail1 linkage group LG3, US_GU_Lsax_2.0, whole genome shotgun sequence genome:
- the LOC138962985 gene encoding uncharacterized protein, with the protein MASWLNSSCFVAFFFFVLAVAWSLTGDVSDYPFRNVSLPWDVRVDDIVKRLTLEEMQGQMAHGGGKNNKGGPAPAIPKLGIKPYEWATECLRGDVSAPANATAFPQALGLAAAFSPDVVFRVAEATGTEVRGIHNDFNKQNTYAFHAGASCFSPVINIMRDSRWGRNQETYGEDPYLTGVYARAFIQGLQGNDTRYVRASGGCKHFDVHGGPENIPVSRSSFNAEVSDRDWRMTHLPAFRSCVQAGTYSLMCSYNSINGIPSCANKKLLTDITRGEWGFKGYVVSDGGAIENIMRAHHYYNNSVDTAAGSVNAGCNLELTNRDNGTFMSLVQAVTEGKVTEDTVKERVRPLFYTRMRLGEFDPPEMNPYSKLSSADVLTPEHKALALEAAMKSFVLLKNNGVLPLKQTRFRTYGFVGPFATNASELMGDYAPRVPLNQIVTPFTGLLPLAEKFQLAPGCFDTECVRYTAYDSQSVIETINNTDINFVFLGTGQAVEKEAHDRPDVELPGHQKQILLDVINNNPSSTPLVLILFNAGPVNISFADQDPRVSAILECFFPATVTGDALRHVLINDVKGAVPAGRLPYTWPMLASQLPPMVNYSMQGRTYRYFEGEPLYPFGYGLSYTTFVYSDFSHQSTIKAGDTLSGSVTVQNTGSLTADEVIQVYIRWEDASLPAPKIQLAWFSRVTVMAGQQLQIPFEVDPKIMALWMNDGWFIKPGAMEINVGGQQPSPKRRVPGNILSSSFSITGTKYLGRY; encoded by the exons ATGGCGAGTTGGTTGAATTCGTCATGCTTtgttgctttctttttcttcgtctTAGCCGTAGCTTGGAGTTTGACTGGTGATGTGAGTGACTACCCGTTCCGTAACGTGTCCCTACCCTGGGACGTGAGGGTGGATGACATCGTCAAGAGACTGACCCTGGAGGAGATGCAAGGACAGATGGCGCACGGCGGGGGGAAGAATAACAAGG GCGGACCAGCTCCAGCCATTCCCAAACTTGGAATCAAACCCTACGAGTGGGCGACAGAGTGTCTGAGGGGTGATGTCTCGGCACCTGCAAATGCCACCGCTTTCCCTCAAGCACTTGGCCTGGCTGCTGCGTTCAG CCCTGACGTGGTTTTTCGTGTGGCGGAGGCAACAGGTACAGAGGTGAGAGGAATACACAATGActtcaacaaacaaaatacgTACGCCTTCCACGCCGGTGCCTCATGCTTCTCTCCCGTCATCAACATCATGAGGGACTCCAGGTGGGGCAGGAACCAG GAGACATACGGAGAGGATCCTTACCTAACAGGTGTGTACGCCAGAGCCTTCATCCAAGGTCTCCAAGGCAACGACACGCGCTACGTCCGTGCCAGCGGTGGATGTAAACACTTTGATGTTCACGGCGGTCCTGAAAACATCCCTGTCAGCAGATCCTCCTTCAATGCTGAG GTGTCCGACAGAGACTGGAGGATGACTCACCTACCAGCATTCCGATCGTGTGTGCAAGCCGGCACATACAGTCTGATGTGTAGCTATAACAG CATCAACGGTATCCCGTCCTGCGCCAACAAGAAACTGCTGACAGACATCACACGAGGAGAGTGGGGCTTCAAAGGCTACGTCGTCAGCGATGGTGGTGCAATAGAGAACATAATGAGAGCCCATCACTACTACAACAACAGCGTCGACACCGCGGCGGGCTCTGTCAACGCAGGCTGCAACCTGGAGCTCACCAATCGTGACAATGGGACCTTTATGTCTTTGG TACAAGCAGTGACAGAAGGCAAGGTCACAGAGGACACAGTAAAGGAGCGTGTACGGCCATTGTTTTACACCAGAATGAGGCTGGGCGAGTTTGACCCACCGGAAATGAACCCCTACAGCAAACTGAGCTCGGCGGACGTGTTGACTCCTGAACACAAAGCCTTGGCTTTGGAGGCAGCCATGAAATCCTTCGTCCTGCTCAAGAACAATGGGGTTCTACCTTTGAAGCAGACACGATTTCGGACTTATGGA TTTGTTGGGCCGTTTGCCACCAATGCATCGGAACTAATGGGAGACTACGCGCCTCGTGTACCGCTGAATCAGATCGTCACACCATTCACAGGACTCCTACCTCTGGCAGAGAAGTTTCAGTTGGCGCCAGGCTGTTTTGACACCGAGTGTGTCCGATACACTGCATACGATTCTCAGTCTGTCATTGAAACAATCAACAACACTGATATTAACTTCGTATTCCTCGGAACtg GCCAGGCCGTGGAAAAGGAAGCACACGACAGACCGGACGTTGAGCTTCCTGGTCACCAGAAGCAGATTCTGCTGGACGTCATTAACAACA ATCCTTCCTCCACTCCTCTCGTGTTGATTCTCTTCAACGCCGGTCCTGTCAACATCTCCTTCGCCGACCAGGATCCACGTgtgtccgccatcttggaatgTTTCTTTCCTGCTACTGTCACTGGAGATGCGCTACGTCACGTCCTGATCAATGACGTCAAAGGCGCGGTGCCTGCTGGGAGACTTCCCTACACATGGCCGATGTTGGCTTCACAG CTTCCTCCCATGGTGAACTACTCGATGCAGGGCAGGACATACCGCTACTTTGAAGGAGAACCGCTCTACCCGTTTGGCTACGGGCTGTCCTACACTACTTTCGTATACTCTGATTTCTCCCACCAGTCCACCATCAAGGCTGGTGACACTCTCTCTGGATCTGTGACAGTGCAGAACACTGGTTCTTTGACTGCTGATGAG GTGATTCAAGTGTATATCCGATGGGAAGATGCGTCACTTCCGGCCCCCAAGATCCAGCTGGCCTGGTTCAGCCGTGTGACTGTGATGGCGGGTCAACAGCTTCAGATTCCGTTTGAGGTGGATCCCAAAATCATGGCACTGTGGATGAACGACGGATGGTTCATCAAACCTG GAGCGATGGAAATCAATGTGGGAGGACAACAGCCCAGTCCTAAACGTCGCGTACCAGGGAACATTCTCAGCAGCTCTTTCTCCATCACTGGGACTAAGTACTTGGGGCGCTACTGA
- the LOC138962995 gene encoding uncharacterized protein — MGRNSTPWLLAAILIAGVSDVLCSIVRDGDGDDYPFRNVSLPWDVRVDDIVKRLTLEEMQLQMGRGGAGSGPAPAISRLGIGPYEWDTECLRGDVGAAGDATAFPQALGLAAAFSYDLLFRVAEATGVEVRGKHNDFVKQGNYGYHTGASCFSPVINIMRDSRWGRNQETYGEDPYLSGIFATAYVKGLQGNDTRYVRASAGCKHFDVHGGPESIPVSRFSFDAMVSEEDWRMTHLPAFKRCVEAGTYNLMCSYNSINGVPACANKKLLTDITRGEWGFKGYVISDQGAIENIIGSHHYFNNSVDTVAACVNAGCNLELSSNLKMPVFFSLVDAVKQGKVTEDKVRESVRPLFYTRMRLGEFDPPEMNAYTKLSSADVETLEHKTLAVEAAMKSFVLLKNNGILPLKGEPYGKLGVVGPFANTTQIVGDYSPNAPNSVKTTALQALTTLAQNVQFAQGCDQVSDKCVKYDSQSVIKAVAGTDVNFVLLGTGQISEAEGHDRADTELPGLQKQLLQDVLANTKNTPVVLLLFNAGPVNISFADQDPRVSAILECFFPAQATGEAIGHVLLNDVKGAVPAGRLPYTWPMLASQLPPMVNYSMQGRTYRYFEGEPLYPFGYGLSYTTFQYSDLSYTSSISAGQPLSVSLTVTNTGSMDADEVVQVYIRWGDASLPAPKIQLAWFNRVTIAAGQKSQLSFEVEARTMALWINDGWFVKPGTMDIFVGGQQPNTKRTVPSNVLTGSFTITGTKYLGRY, encoded by the exons ATGGGGCGAAATTCAACGCCGTGGCTCCTTGCAGCTATTCTGATCGCTGGAGTCAGTGACGTGTTGTGTAGCATTGTTCGTGATGGTGATGGCGATGACTACCCGTTCCGTAACGTGTCCCTACCCTGGGACGTGCGGGTGGATGACATCGTCAAGAGACTGACCCTGGAGGAGATGCAGCTACAGATGGGCCGCGGAGGAGCGGGAA GCGGACCAGCCCCAGCCATCTCGAGACTGGGTATCGGACCTTACGAGTGGGACACCGAGTGTCTCAGGGGGGATGTCGGCGCTGCTGGTGATGCTACAGCTTTTCCTCAAGCTCTGGGACTTGCCGCTGCCTTCAG TTATGACCTGTTGTTCCGGGTGGCCGAAGCGACAGGGGTGGAGGTCCGTGGTAAACACAACGACTTCGTCAAACAGGGAAACTACGGGTATCACACGGGTGCCTCCTGCTTCTCCCCCGTCATCAACATCATGAGGGACTCCAGGTGGGGCAGGAACCAG GAAACGTACGGCGAAGACCCTTACCTGTCCGGTATCTTCGCCACGGCTTACGTAAAAGGTCTCCAAGGCAACGACACGCGCTACGTCCGTGCCAGCGCTGGATGCAAACACTTCGATGTTCACGGCGGACCCGAGAGTATCCCTGTGTCTCGCTTCAGTTTTGACGCAATG GTATCGGAGGAGGACTGGAGAATGACACACCTGCCTGCTTTCAAGAGATGTGTGGAGGCTGGCACCTACAACCTGATGTGTAGCTATAACAG TATCAACGGCGTACCAGCGTGTGCCAACAAGAAACTGCTGACAGATATTACTCGGGGAGAGTGGGGCTTCAAAGGCTATGTCATCAGTGACCAAGGTGCCATCGAGAACATCATCGGCTCTCACCACTACTTCAACAACAGCGTCGACACCGTGGCTGCCTGCGTCAATGCTGGCTGTAACCTGGAGCTGTCTTCAAATTTGAAAATGCCAGTCTTCTTCTCTTTGG TTGACGCGGTGAAACAAGGAAAGGTCACAGAGGACAAAGTACGGGAGAGTGTCCGACCATTGTTCTACACCAGAATGAGGCTGGGCGAGTTTGACCCACCGGAAATGAACGCATACACCAAACTGAGCTCGGCGGACGTGGAGACACTTGAACACAAGACCCTGGCTGTGGAGGCAGCCATGAAATCCTTCGTCCTGCTCAAGAACAACGGGATTCTGCCTCTAAAAGGAGAGCCTTATGGCAAACTCGGA GTGGTTGGCCCCTTTGCCAACACTACCCAGATTGTCGGAGACTACAGTCCTAACGCGCCGAACAGCGTTAAGACAACGGCGCTACAGGCACTGACCACTCTCGCACAGAACGTCCAGTTTGCCCAAGGCTGCGACCAGGTCAGCGACAAGTGTGTCAAGTATGACTCTCAGTCGGTCATCAAGGCAGTGGCCGGCACCGATGTCAACTTCGTCCTTCTTGGAACTG ggcaaatcagcgaagccGAGGGTCACGATAGAGCTGATACTGAACTGCCCGGACTGCAGAAGCAACTTTTGCAAGATGTTCTCGCTAACA CCAAGAACACGCCCGTCGTTCTACTGTTGTTCAACGCCGGTCCTGTCAACATCTCCTTCGCTGACCAGGATCCACGTgtgtccgccatcttggaatgTTTCTTCCCCGCTCAGGCCACAGGAGAGGCTATAGGTCACGTGTTGCTCAATGACGTCAAAGGCGCGGTGCCTGCTGGGAGACTTCCATATACATGGCCAATGCTGGCGTCACAG CTTCCTCCAATGGTGAACTACTCGATGCAGGGCAGAACGTACCGCTACTTTGAGGGGGAGCCACTCTACCCTTTTGGCTACGGGCTGTCATACACTACGTTTCAATATTCTGACCTGTCTTACACGAGCTCCATCAGCGCTGGTCAGCCTCTGTCCGTGTCCCTCACGGTGACCAACACTGGGTCAATGGATGCTGATGAG GTTGTACAAGTTTACATCCGCTGGGGAGATGCGTCACTTCCGGCCCCTAAGATTCAACTGGCTTGGTTCAACCGTGTGACGATAGCAGCAGGCCAGAAATCACAACTTTCCTTTGAAGTTGAAGCCAGGACCATGGCACTCTGGATCAACGATGGCTGGTTTGTCAAACCAG GAACGATGGACATATTCGTTGGAGGCCAACAGCCCAATACGAAGCGCACGGTGCCTAGCAACGTTCTGACTGGTTCCTTCACCATCACTGGAACCAAGTATTTAGGACGATATTGA